In Frondihabitans sp. PAMC 28766, a genomic segment contains:
- a CDS encoding phytanoyl-CoA dioxygenase family protein, whose product MTTTLDTMKARYTVPFETIKKFNEEGFVKLSEVLDPEVLHVYEREITSQVKALNTQDIPLEDRDTYGKAFLQVSNLWQHSDLVKEFVFSERLAAIAADLLGVRSVRLYHDQALYKEPNGGITPWHADQYYWPLSSDRTVTVWVPLQETPIEMGPLSFAKGSQKHEFGRDLPISDESEAKLKVDLAESNFPLVQEPFTLGDVSFHTGWTFHRAGANESDKPRAVMTIIYMDADIEVIEPTNEFHSREVDAWMPGTKVGEVPASPLNPVLYSAN is encoded by the coding sequence ATGACCACAACACTCGACACGATGAAGGCCCGTTACACGGTGCCTTTCGAGACCATCAAGAAGTTCAACGAGGAGGGCTTCGTGAAGCTCTCCGAGGTCCTCGACCCCGAGGTCCTCCACGTCTACGAGCGGGAGATCACTTCGCAGGTGAAGGCGCTCAACACTCAGGACATCCCGCTCGAAGATCGCGACACGTACGGCAAGGCGTTCCTGCAGGTCTCGAACCTGTGGCAGCACAGCGACCTCGTGAAGGAGTTCGTCTTCTCGGAGCGTCTCGCGGCGATCGCCGCCGATCTGCTCGGAGTGCGTTCGGTGCGCCTCTACCACGACCAGGCTCTGTACAAGGAGCCCAACGGCGGCATCACCCCCTGGCACGCAGACCAGTACTACTGGCCGCTTTCCAGCGACCGCACCGTCACAGTGTGGGTTCCGCTGCAGGAGACGCCTATCGAGATGGGCCCACTCTCGTTCGCCAAGGGCAGCCAGAAGCACGAGTTCGGCCGCGACCTGCCGATCAGCGACGAGTCCGAGGCGAAGCTGAAGGTCGACTTGGCCGAGTCGAACTTCCCCCTCGTCCAGGAGCCCTTCACGCTCGGCGACGTCAGCTTCCACACCGGCTGGACGTTCCACCGCGCAGGCGCGAACGAATCCGACAAGCCTCGCGCCGTCATGACCATCATCTACATGGACGCCGACATCGAGGTCATCGAGCCGACCAACGAGTTCCACTCGCGAGAGGTCGACGCCTGGATGCCCGGCACCAAGGTCGGCGAAGTCCCCGCGTCGCCGCTCAATCCCGTGCTGTACTCCGCCAACTGA
- a CDS encoding phosphotriesterase → MSAPNLVRTITGDVDASSLGRVDAHEHVFLASPALAGEDFQDADKAQSELGFVKAAGIDTLVDLTTIGLGRRPADLARISAESGVLVVAATGYHRDAHYRSDHWVQRASRTQLLQAVISDLEAGIDATDWALPFREASTARAGIIKAGASYQRISPSERLRLEVCVEAAEAGGVPLAVHTEVGTAGHEILDTIEKGGLPLHRVVLAHLDRNPDPDAHEELIHRGATLVYDTVGRIKYRPETVLLDLCAEMIERGHASNLMLGTDVGRRGMLKAYGGGPGMDVLGRQFVPRLAKRVGTDAVHALLVDTPARFLTLERQPS, encoded by the coding sequence ATGAGCGCACCGAACCTCGTCCGCACCATCACCGGCGACGTCGATGCCAGCTCGCTCGGCCGCGTCGATGCGCACGAGCATGTGTTCCTCGCCTCTCCTGCACTAGCCGGCGAAGACTTCCAAGACGCCGACAAGGCCCAGTCCGAACTCGGCTTCGTGAAGGCAGCCGGCATCGACACCCTCGTCGACCTGACCACGATCGGCCTGGGACGTCGTCCCGCCGACCTCGCTCGGATCTCCGCCGAATCGGGCGTGCTCGTCGTAGCAGCGACCGGCTACCACCGAGACGCGCACTATCGCTCGGACCACTGGGTCCAGCGCGCGAGCCGAACACAGCTGCTTCAGGCGGTCATCTCCGACCTGGAGGCCGGCATCGACGCGACCGATTGGGCTCTTCCCTTCCGTGAGGCGAGCACGGCCCGAGCCGGCATCATCAAGGCAGGAGCCTCCTATCAGCGGATCAGCCCGTCCGAACGCCTCCGACTCGAGGTCTGTGTGGAGGCGGCGGAGGCAGGCGGTGTCCCGTTGGCCGTCCACACCGAGGTCGGCACCGCCGGACACGAGATTCTCGACACGATCGAAAAAGGGGGGCTTCCCCTTCATCGGGTCGTCCTCGCTCACCTCGACCGGAATCCCGACCCCGACGCGCACGAGGAACTGATCCATCGCGGGGCGACTCTCGTCTACGACACGGTCGGCCGCATCAAGTACCGCCCCGAGACCGTCCTCCTCGACCTCTGCGCCGAGATGATCGAACGCGGTCACGCCAGCAACCTGATGCTCGGCACCGACGTCGGGCGCCGCGGCATGCTCAAGGCCTACGGTGGCGGCCCCGGAATGGACGTCCTCGGCCGACAATTCGTCCCGCGTCTTGCCAAACGAGTCGGCACGGATGCCGTCCACGCCCTCCTCGTCGATACCCCGGCCCGATTCCTCACTCTCGAAAGACAGCCCTCATGA
- a CDS encoding SDR family NAD(P)-dependent oxidoreductase — protein MTGVLVAGSSGGIGGAVIDELARRGIPTLGVDRDTFDVTLPGGAEAAVAHATEILGGVTGVVHAIGMSGRRLGDGPVTECTDEAWAEVHRVNHESVFRLLRAAIPVLGSTGGGAVTVVGSALAHTLDDDFLTVAYASAKGALVPLVRSSAFVGRRFGVRVNLVSPGVVDTPMARRAVESPEVSEQLRHLQPVSGGAQAADSVAKVVCWTLSDEALDLSGAVIPADGGWTLR, from the coding sequence ATGACCGGCGTGCTCGTGGCGGGTTCGTCCGGTGGTATCGGCGGAGCCGTCATCGACGAACTCGCACGGCGAGGCATCCCGACGCTCGGTGTGGATCGCGACACTTTCGACGTCACCCTGCCGGGCGGCGCCGAGGCAGCAGTCGCTCATGCCACCGAAATACTAGGTGGCGTGACGGGGGTCGTCCACGCCATCGGAATGAGTGGGCGCCGACTCGGTGACGGGCCAGTGACGGAGTGCACCGACGAGGCCTGGGCCGAGGTCCATCGCGTGAATCACGAATCGGTGTTCCGTCTCCTGCGCGCGGCGATTCCTGTTCTCGGCTCCACCGGAGGCGGCGCCGTCACCGTGGTCGGTTCTGCACTCGCGCACACGCTCGACGACGACTTCCTGACCGTCGCCTACGCCAGCGCCAAGGGTGCGCTCGTGCCACTCGTCCGCTCGTCGGCATTCGTCGGTCGTCGATTCGGCGTTCGCGTCAACCTCGTCTCTCCGGGCGTGGTGGACACCCCCATGGCACGCCGCGCCGTCGAATCGCCCGAGGTCAGCGAACAGCTTCGCCACCTCCAGCCCGTCAGCGGCGGCGCGCAGGCAGCGGATTCCGTGGCCAAGGTCGTCTGCTGGACGCTCTCTGACGAAGCCCTTGACCTCAGCGGCGCCGTCATCCCGGCCGACGGAGGGTGGACCCTCCGATGA
- a CDS encoding carbohydrate ABC transporter permease, with amino-acid sequence MVGYPILQNIIASFTTVHNGGTAFVGFAQYVQLLRDPTFYSSVLLTIVWTVGVTALQFFFGAVSALAADRSSWFVRRVRPVLIIPWVLPGVVAANIWVVFYNDNGLINKILTSIGLPTQQAWLADSNTAMIAVIVAAAWKGFPFYFLLLLAGLQSVPAETREAAKVDGAGSFQTLTRVVLPQMRAIIVTSLVLGVIATSNYFDGIYLMTGGGPSGSTQTLPIWLYNTAFADFDFAKASALSVIILLLVLVPVIVQLIAQRNRAIK; translated from the coding sequence GTGGTGGGGTACCCCATCCTGCAGAACATCATCGCGAGCTTCACCACGGTCCACAATGGCGGAACCGCCTTCGTAGGGTTTGCCCAGTACGTTCAGCTGCTCCGGGATCCGACGTTCTACTCGTCGGTTCTGCTCACGATCGTCTGGACGGTGGGTGTCACCGCTCTGCAGTTCTTCTTCGGGGCCGTGTCGGCTCTCGCCGCCGACCGCAGCAGTTGGTTCGTGCGACGCGTCCGACCTGTCCTGATCATCCCCTGGGTCCTTCCCGGCGTCGTTGCGGCCAATATCTGGGTGGTCTTCTACAACGACAACGGCCTCATCAACAAGATCCTGACGAGCATCGGGCTTCCCACCCAACAGGCGTGGCTGGCCGACAGCAACACCGCGATGATCGCCGTGATCGTCGCGGCCGCCTGGAAAGGATTTCCGTTCTACTTCCTCCTCCTGCTGGCGGGGCTGCAATCGGTGCCCGCGGAGACACGGGAAGCTGCCAAAGTCGACGGCGCCGGCTCGTTCCAGACCCTGACACGCGTCGTCCTGCCGCAGATGCGAGCAATCATCGTCACGAGCCTCGTCCTGGGGGTCATCGCGACGTCCAACTACTTCGACGGGATCTACCTCATGACCGGGGGAGGCCCATCCGGGTCGACCCAGACCCTTCCGATCTGGCTCTACAACACGGCGTTCGCGGACTTCGACTTCGCGAAGGCGTCGGCCCTGTCGGTCATCATCCTGCTTCTCGTCCTCGTGCCTGTCATCGTGCAGCTCATCGCGCAAAGAAATCGAGCCATCAAGTGA
- a CDS encoding AraC family transcriptional regulator: MVPTTPVNPYSDTIYPTQKGIGQVLASFEHIVPKFPLTWNIATLAEPGFHSVWHFHPEFELTYIRAGHGTRLVGDSVGDYVPGQLTLIGPEVPHTYVSTPGSDLHIAVVAQFRSDFVGEAFFDAPVFESVSRLLTASSRGLSFTCADARMSRLESLPPAEKTLELLSLLLDLSRREPTYLATDQRTPALNRATAGRIEAMVSVMHEEYASKLTLDRIAAAAHLAPSSASRLFSQCTGSTITTYLNVVRVNVACRLLRDSDRSVADISVECGFTNLSNFNRRFRDVKNVTPREFRTRSRIEVHE, from the coding sequence GTGGTGCCGACAACGCCTGTGAATCCGTATTCCGATACTATTTATCCAACGCAGAAAGGGATCGGTCAGGTGCTTGCATCCTTCGAACACATCGTGCCCAAGTTTCCCCTCACCTGGAACATCGCCACACTCGCCGAACCCGGCTTCCACTCCGTGTGGCACTTCCATCCGGAGTTCGAACTGACCTACATTCGCGCGGGTCACGGGACGAGGCTCGTTGGCGACTCGGTGGGCGACTACGTCCCCGGGCAACTCACCCTCATCGGCCCGGAGGTACCACACACCTACGTGTCGACGCCGGGTTCGGATCTCCACATCGCCGTGGTTGCGCAGTTTCGCAGCGATTTCGTCGGAGAGGCGTTTTTCGATGCGCCCGTGTTCGAAAGCGTGTCGCGGCTCCTGACCGCGTCTTCCCGAGGGCTCTCATTCACCTGCGCTGACGCACGGATGAGTCGATTGGAGAGCCTTCCCCCGGCTGAGAAGACCCTCGAGCTCCTGAGCCTGCTGCTCGACCTCTCGCGTCGAGAGCCGACGTACCTCGCGACGGACCAGCGCACACCGGCGCTCAACAGGGCTACCGCTGGTCGCATCGAGGCGATGGTGAGCGTGATGCACGAAGAGTACGCATCGAAACTGACGCTCGACAGGATCGCCGCCGCCGCCCACCTCGCGCCGAGCTCTGCGAGCAGGCTCTTCTCGCAGTGCACCGGCAGCACGATCACCACATATCTGAACGTGGTCCGCGTCAACGTCGCCTGCCGCCTCTTACGCGATTCGGACCGAAGCGTCGCTGACATCTCCGTGGAGTGCGGCTTCACCAACCTCTCCAACTTCAATCGTCGGTTTCGAGACGTCAAGAACGTCACTCCGCGAGAATTCCGGACGAGGTCGCGGATCGAGGTCCATGAATGA
- a CDS encoding carbohydrate ABC transporter permease, whose amino-acid sequence MKAVRRTLSNTGPNLVLLVIFAAVAVPFLWVIMASFRQTDVLTGSMFDLSHLGIANYLTVLKGSLPQDLINSAIACVTAAVLSVGVSAVAAYAFSRFEFAGSKLLFRLILVVQVIPAVSMVVPLYKLWAGLHLFNSVVGLGIAYAGLNTAVCMLLLKGFVDEIPRELDEAAAIDGCSSFGAFRRVVLPLLAPAITSAAIYVLVITWQEYVIASSLLNSPGSFTATLGLQNLVGQYTTNYGAIMAGSVVTAIPVIIVFAIFQKQFVQTVTGGLKG is encoded by the coding sequence GTGAAAGCCGTCAGACGCACCCTCTCGAACACCGGACCGAACCTGGTCCTCCTGGTGATCTTCGCCGCCGTAGCCGTCCCTTTCCTGTGGGTCATCATGGCGTCGTTCCGGCAGACCGACGTGCTGACGGGATCGATGTTCGACCTGAGCCACCTCGGCATCGCCAACTACCTCACCGTGCTGAAGGGGAGTCTTCCGCAGGACCTCATCAACAGCGCGATCGCGTGCGTCACAGCAGCCGTCCTCAGCGTCGGCGTCAGCGCAGTGGCCGCCTACGCGTTCTCGAGGTTTGAGTTCGCCGGCAGCAAGCTGCTCTTCAGGCTCATCCTGGTTGTCCAGGTGATCCCGGCCGTGTCGATGGTCGTCCCGCTCTACAAACTGTGGGCGGGGCTGCACCTGTTCAACAGCGTCGTCGGGCTGGGCATCGCCTATGCCGGCCTCAACACGGCAGTCTGCATGCTGCTGCTCAAGGGCTTCGTCGACGAGATCCCCCGTGAACTCGACGAGGCCGCCGCGATCGACGGCTGCAGCTCTTTCGGTGCCTTCCGCCGCGTCGTGCTCCCGCTGCTCGCCCCGGCCATCACCTCGGCGGCGATCTACGTCCTGGTGATCACCTGGCAGGAGTATGTCATCGCATCGTCGCTGTTGAACAGCCCGGGATCGTTCACTGCGACGCTCGGTCTGCAGAATCTCGTCGGTCAATATACGACGAACTACGGCGCGATCATGGCCGGCTCGGTGGTCACCGCCATTCCGGTCATCATCGTCTTCGCCATCTTCCAGAAACAGTTCGTCCAGACGGTCACGGGCGGCCTCAAGGGCTGA
- a CDS encoding ABC transporter substrate-binding protein, with product MRKIRTLAAVGTALALVIPLAACSSSGSGSSSDNTLSLWVPAGTASIAPYVASFNKSHPQYKVTVRQIPFASYDTAEGQAFSAGQGPDLAQINGTSMPTFAGKGYLQPITPIVGSSGNLAKSNFYPSLTEAAAYDGKQVSLPIDTGTRVLQYNKKLFAKAGVADFGATASYSEILAAAKKIQDLGNNTQGFCYVGGQEAYTINSNMGPFVIQSGGTFMNASKTKATLDSPEAVAGITFFKDLAATGDKANIVSTASTSCVEGFGAGTVGMQFDGFWDIPGGGKTTSTFELGQTLPKAKTVYSSTGGWVLGVPNYVKSSKFPVIKAFVTDMYKPANIVKFTGLMPATKNGRPAATALKAPQYDIYWNILNENASNPIPLSDQLVAQGNLLTSSMQSILQGNVSVKDGLQKANTAFQATLK from the coding sequence ATGCGAAAAATCAGAACCCTCGCGGCCGTCGGCACGGCGCTGGCGCTCGTGATCCCACTGGCAGCATGCTCATCGAGCGGGTCCGGTTCCAGCTCCGACAACACCCTCAGCCTGTGGGTACCGGCCGGAACCGCGAGCATCGCACCCTACGTCGCGAGCTTCAACAAGAGCCACCCGCAATACAAAGTGACCGTCCGCCAGATCCCCTTCGCCAGCTATGACACTGCCGAAGGCCAGGCGTTCAGCGCCGGACAAGGGCCCGACCTGGCTCAGATCAACGGAACCAGCATGCCGACCTTCGCCGGCAAGGGGTACCTCCAGCCCATCACGCCGATCGTCGGCAGTTCAGGCAACCTGGCCAAGAGCAACTTCTACCCGAGCCTGACCGAGGCCGCGGCCTACGACGGCAAGCAGGTGTCGTTGCCCATCGACACCGGCACCCGGGTGCTGCAGTACAACAAGAAGCTCTTCGCGAAAGCCGGAGTCGCCGACTTCGGCGCGACCGCCAGCTACTCGGAGATCCTCGCAGCGGCCAAGAAGATCCAGGACCTCGGCAACAACACGCAAGGGTTCTGCTACGTCGGTGGCCAGGAGGCCTACACGATCAACTCCAACATGGGGCCGTTCGTCATCCAGTCGGGTGGCACGTTCATGAACGCCAGCAAGACGAAGGCGACTCTGGACAGCCCTGAGGCGGTTGCCGGAATCACCTTCTTCAAGGACCTCGCCGCGACGGGGGACAAGGCCAACATCGTCTCGACTGCATCGACGTCGTGCGTCGAAGGATTCGGCGCGGGAACGGTCGGCATGCAGTTCGACGGCTTCTGGGACATCCCCGGTGGCGGCAAGACGACCTCGACGTTCGAGTTAGGCCAGACCCTGCCCAAGGCGAAGACGGTCTACTCCAGCACCGGAGGGTGGGTACTCGGCGTCCCGAACTACGTGAAGTCCAGCAAATTCCCCGTCATCAAGGCGTTCGTCACCGACATGTACAAGCCGGCGAACATCGTCAAGTTCACGGGCCTCATGCCGGCGACGAAGAACGGACGCCCGGCGGCCACGGCTCTCAAGGCTCCCCAGTACGACATCTACTGGAACATCCTGAACGAGAACGCCTCCAACCCCATCCCGCTCAGCGACCAACTCGTCGCGCAGGGCAACCTCCTGACAAGCTCCATGCAGTCGATTCTGCAGGGCAACGTCTCCGTCAAAGATGGATTGCAAAAGGCCAACACTGCCTTCCAAGCAACCCTCAAATAA
- a CDS encoding sugar isomerase domain-containing protein: MTNAHEILDAIENTQMPAIETAAAIAAESIGSGSVMFASGTGHSRMAVEELFPRYGSFPGFYPLVELSTTFHTQVVGNNGQRQAMFLERVEGLAAEILANFEIAPPQSMILFSASGQNAVAIELAMIARAAGLPVVGVTSLAEYAASAPRHSSGKKLADVVDLVIDLCTPVGDSVCALEGHDTPVGPSTTLAGTAIVNTLKVETAKLLSARGELPSVLTSAAVVGQDRSRELFEDAYLDQAERSAAVLRTRRLVP; encoded by the coding sequence ATGACGAATGCCCACGAGATCCTCGACGCCATCGAGAACACGCAGATGCCGGCGATCGAGACCGCAGCGGCGATCGCCGCGGAGTCGATCGGGTCTGGATCCGTGATGTTCGCGTCAGGAACGGGCCACTCGCGGATGGCCGTCGAAGAGCTTTTTCCGCGCTACGGATCGTTCCCGGGGTTCTACCCGCTGGTCGAGCTGTCGACGACGTTCCACACCCAGGTCGTCGGGAACAATGGCCAACGCCAGGCCATGTTCCTCGAACGCGTCGAGGGCCTCGCTGCTGAAATTCTCGCGAACTTCGAAATCGCGCCTCCACAGAGCATGATCCTTTTCAGCGCAAGCGGCCAGAACGCGGTCGCCATCGAACTGGCGATGATCGCACGAGCCGCAGGGCTGCCCGTCGTCGGGGTCACCTCGCTCGCGGAGTACGCCGCCAGCGCTCCTCGGCACAGCTCTGGGAAGAAGCTGGCGGATGTCGTCGACCTCGTCATCGATCTCTGCACGCCGGTCGGTGACTCCGTCTGCGCTCTCGAGGGGCACGACACCCCGGTCGGGCCCAGCACGACCCTCGCCGGCACGGCGATCGTGAACACTCTGAAGGTTGAGACGGCGAAGCTTCTGAGTGCTCGCGGTGAATTGCCGTCCGTTCTCACGAGCGCAGCCGTGGTGGGTCAGGACCGCTCTCGAGAGCTTTTCGAGGACGCGTATCTCGACCAGGCCGAGCGCTCCGCAGCCGTCTTGCGCACCCGGAGGCTGGTCCCATGA
- a CDS encoding carbon-nitrogen hydrolase family protein, whose translation MSEGLSIAVAQFAPGADSAANLGTMGEMAESAVGRGARVVVFPEYSSFFEAEMGAAFVAAAQPLDGAFVRGIASLAARLGIFVVAGLVESTGTDRFSNTLVAVAPSGDVVATYRKLHLYDAFGQTESDWVVKGPIGEPELFDVDGFTVGMQTCYDVRFPEVTRILVDSGAEIVLLPAEWVRGPLKEHHWRTLLTARAIENTIYVAAADHTRLSASAPASSSTRRG comes from the coding sequence ATGAGCGAAGGCCTGAGCATCGCGGTGGCGCAGTTCGCGCCGGGGGCCGACTCTGCGGCGAACCTCGGCACGATGGGGGAGATGGCGGAGAGCGCGGTGGGTCGCGGGGCGCGAGTCGTCGTGTTCCCGGAGTACTCGTCGTTCTTCGAAGCGGAGATGGGGGCGGCGTTCGTCGCCGCCGCACAACCGCTCGACGGGGCATTCGTTCGCGGCATCGCTTCGCTCGCCGCCCGGCTGGGCATCTTCGTGGTCGCGGGGCTGGTCGAGAGTACGGGCACCGATCGCTTCTCGAACACACTGGTCGCCGTGGCGCCGAGCGGAGACGTCGTCGCGACCTACCGCAAGCTGCACCTGTACGACGCGTTCGGGCAGACGGAGTCGGACTGGGTCGTGAAAGGGCCGATCGGCGAACCCGAGCTCTTCGACGTCGACGGCTTCACGGTCGGGATGCAGACCTGTTATGACGTGCGCTTCCCCGAGGTCACCAGGATCCTCGTCGACTCCGGCGCCGAGATCGTCCTCCTGCCGGCCGAGTGGGTGCGCGGCCCGCTCAAAGAGCACCACTGGCGCACCCTCCTCACCGCCCGCGCCATCGAGAACACCATCTACGTGGCCGCCGCCGACCACACCCGCCTGTCGGCGTCGGCACCAGCCTCATCGTCGACCCGTCGGGGGTGA
- a CDS encoding ROK family protein yields MTGSECWLGIDLGGTYIKWVQLGADGDTLASGRRPTPMTGQADVTEALADVVLARLSAGVHLAGVGIAVPGHLSEDRDSITLLPNVPGEWPGFPLADTIVARTGFDPVLLNDARAFALAEIEFGSAHGSDDVVFATIGTGVGGALAARGTVVTTRRDGFGEVGHTTVVIDGDLCGCGSLGCVEAYAGGAAVLSRAKARGVALELGVVTLAALGRLAESDSVAADVLDEAYDAFAIGIATSCALTGARLVVVGGAVAHELPGYLNRSRERLAERLGLLGPVEVRLAQLGPRAGALGAAVAARITARHRPLSSEPAAHTTLEHLV; encoded by the coding sequence ATGACCGGATCCGAATGCTGGCTGGGCATCGACCTCGGCGGCACCTACATCAAATGGGTACAGCTGGGCGCGGACGGGGACACACTCGCGTCAGGCCGCCGACCAACGCCGATGACCGGGCAGGCCGACGTCACCGAGGCTCTCGCGGACGTCGTTCTCGCGAGACTGTCCGCGGGCGTTCACCTCGCGGGTGTCGGGATCGCGGTCCCCGGTCATCTGAGTGAGGACCGGGATTCCATCACACTGCTGCCCAACGTTCCGGGCGAGTGGCCGGGCTTCCCGCTGGCCGACACGATCGTGGCGCGGACCGGGTTCGACCCTGTCCTGCTCAACGACGCTCGAGCGTTTGCGCTGGCGGAGATCGAATTCGGGTCGGCTCACGGCAGCGACGACGTCGTCTTCGCCACGATCGGAACAGGCGTCGGAGGGGCCCTGGCGGCTCGGGGCACGGTCGTCACCACGCGTCGGGACGGGTTCGGTGAGGTCGGCCACACCACCGTCGTCATCGATGGCGACCTGTGCGGGTGCGGAAGCCTCGGCTGCGTCGAGGCCTATGCCGGGGGCGCCGCCGTGCTCTCCCGCGCGAAAGCTCGAGGTGTCGCGCTGGAACTCGGCGTCGTTACGCTTGCCGCGCTGGGTCGACTGGCCGAATCGGATTCCGTCGCCGCCGACGTCCTGGACGAGGCCTATGACGCGTTCGCCATCGGGATCGCCACCTCGTGTGCCCTCACTGGCGCGCGGTTGGTCGTTGTCGGAGGCGCCGTCGCGCACGAACTCCCCGGCTATCTGAACCGCAGCCGCGAACGGCTGGCCGAGAGACTCGGCCTTCTCGGGCCGGTCGAGGTGCGCCTGGCGCAGCTCGGCCCCCGCGCAGGAGCCCTCGGAGCCGCGGTCGCGGCTCGAATCACCGCACGACATCGACCGCTGTCTTCGGAACCGGCGGCACACACGACATTGGAGCACCTGGTATGA